The following coding sequences lie in one Glycine soja cultivar W05 chromosome 16, ASM419377v2, whole genome shotgun sequence genomic window:
- the LOC114390199 gene encoding uncharacterized protein LOC114390199, translating into METFSISRNSSSLIILTRPSTRHKPIFLPQRHGSLTFNTIRCTTTDNNNNNTSNNNTTNDDANSVQVQAPMATPTNPVEISFRRRSRRQAKRLRENDGMQSTTKGRVETPPKKWEDMSLSEKAVELYVGEKGALFWLNKFAYASIFIMIGGWIVFRFVGPAFNLYQLDGPLLSPSDVFK; encoded by the coding sequence ATGGAAACCTTCTCCATCTCTCGAAACTCATCTTCCCTCATCATTCTCACTAGACCATCAACCAGGCACAAGCCAATCTTCCTGCCACAGCGTCACGGTTCTCTCACTTTCAACACCATCAGATGCACCACCACtgataataacaataacaatactAGTAACAACAACACAACCAATGATGATGCAAACTCAGTTCAAGTTCAAGCACCAATGGCAACACCAACTAATCCCGTAGAAATAAGCTTCCGGAGAAGATCGAGAAGGCAAGCCAAACGACTGCGAGAGAACGATGGCATGCAATCCACAACTAAGGGGAGGGTTGAGACTCCCCCCAAGAAGTGGGAGGACATGAGTCTGAGTGAGAAAGCAGTGGAACTGTATGTGGGAGAGAAGGGTGCTCTCTTCTGGCTCAACAAGTTTGCATATGCTTCAATCTTCATCATGATTGGGGGATGGATAGTGTTCAGGTTTGTGGGCCCTGCATTCAACCTTTACCAGCTTGATGGTCCTCTGCTCTCCCCTTCTGATGTCTTCAAGTGA
- the LOC114389339 gene encoding uncharacterized protein LOC114389339: METPSSTARRITRSQIASNNNIPVSRKKNEDCSEKSVSKTRQRSSVQQQERCALVDISNDSPIAGLANGKDIIETPLSSMAKKKRVKKTMKTPGSGEALLRGQVKTLLQRVEEEAVISKLSMEIVAPFLKLANSSPMSLLAPTPANTPQVPNLSEVALVSPPSSVVEEQLISRVVNEIFEGKKNENAECEKSVITRSLLLDFSDKSEVSECSSEVTYQEVTQGSVGSRGSTEDDGASIWSIQVNASTHDEDEDDEEMGEEEEEEEEDYCEDAEECYDYVGGLSLEELCAGMNNISVNENKGCGKHTRFVYDSEDEIVEKVIECCAESDVMRLKGLPTPKGKHLRFPQEEENSSDL, translated from the exons ATGGAGACTCCATCATCCACAGCAAGAAGAATCACAAGATCCCAAATCGCCTCCAACAACAACATCCCCGTTTCAA GAAAAAAGAACGAGGACTGCTCAGAAAAGAGCGTTTCAAAAACGCGGCAGAGAAGCAGCGTGCAACAGCAGGAACGGTGTGCGCTGGTCGACATATCGAACGATTCACCGATCGCGGGGCTGGCGAACGGGAAGGACATCATTGAGACGCCGTTGTCGTCGATGGCGAAGAAGAAGAGGGTGAAGAAGACGATGAAGACTCCGGGGTCGGGAGAGGCTCTGCTGAGGGGCCAGGTGAAGACCCTCTTGCAGAGAGTGGAGGAAGAGGCTGTGATTTCGAAGCTATCGATGGAAATTGTTGCACCCTTTCTGAAACTTGCGAATTCTTCTCCAATGTCGCTTCTTGCGCCCACTCCCGCAAACACACCACAAGTCCCCAATCTTTCTGAAGTGGCTTTGGTGTCTCCACCTTCTAGTGTGGTTGAAGAACAATTGATCTCTCGG GTGGTGAATGAAATATTTGAAGGGAAGAAGAACGAGAATGCTGAATGTGAGAAGAGTGTGATAACCAGGTCCTTGCTGTTGGACTTCTCGGACAAATCCGAGGTTTCAGAATGCTCTTCTGAGGTGACATATCAGGAAGTGACACAAGGAAGTGTTGGTAGCCGTGGGTCCACCGAGGATGATGGTGCTTCCATTTGGTCCATTCAGGTGAATGCGAGCACGCATGACGAAGATGAGGACGATGAGGAAATGggtgaagaggaagaagaagaagaagaagattatTGCGAGGATGCTGAAGAGTGTTATGATTATGTTGGAGGGTTGTCACTTGAAGAGCTATGTGCTGGGATGAATAACATTAGTGTGAATGAGAACAAGGGTTGTGGGAAGCACACGAGGTTTGTGTACGATAGTGAGGATGAGATTGTGGAGAAAGTGATAGAATGTTGTGCTGAGTCTGATGTGATGCGTTTGAAGGGTTTGCCAACACCCAAAGGAAAGCACCTTCGCTTTCCTCAGGAGGAAGAAAATTCCTCTGACTTGTGA
- the LOC114390198 gene encoding uncharacterized protein LOC114390198, translated as MSMLKGGEMGGEGGREGDWECSSCNNRNYAFRSFCNRCKQPRLLVDSKTPADSKWLPRIGDWICTGCTNNNYASREKCKKCGQPKEVAAMPAIAMTGASFPTYSHYFSRAPGVPEQKMNIGLLGNGAPSQSLHLNSNWPVPGADKYGVQPLSIWLPGGNYGTVHHHENSTNQNLSVPKGWRNGDWICNCGFHNYSSRSQCKKCNAFPPALGTKRLASEELVYDWDNKRLNIGTTNDQHQIYTSLEQVVGTGADPKPGLFPSYPSMNSTTAPILPLATWLPPQASAPALLGKGARQWRSGDWMCSNCNNHNYASRLQCNRCKTQRMAPMQPVNVV; from the exons ATGAGTATGTTGAAAGGAGGTGAAATGGGTGGAGAAGGAGGGAGAGAAGGGGATTGGGAGTGCAGCAGTTGCAACAACAGGAACTACGCCTTCAGATCATTCTGCAACAGATGCAAGCAACCCCGCCTCCTCGTCGATTCCAAAACCCCCGCTGATTCCAAGTGGCTCCCCCGTATCGGCGATTGGATCTGCACCG GTTGCACTAACAACAATTATGCATCAAGAGAGAAGTGCAAGAAGTGCGGACAACCAAAGGAGGTAGCAGCCATGCCAGCAATTGCGATGACCGGAGCATCTTTCCCCACTTATTCACACTATTTTTCCAGGGCCCCAGGAGTACCAGAACAAAAGATGAATATTGGATTGCTTGGCAATGGTGCACCATCACAGTCACTGCATTTAAACTCCAATTGGCCTGTTCCTGGAGCAGATAAGTACGGTGTCCAGCCACTTTCCATATGGCTACCTGGTGGAAATTATGGCACTGTGCATCATCATGAAAATTCTACCAACCAGAACCTATCTGTTCCAAAGGGATGGCGCAATGGGGACTGGATCTGTAACTGTGGCTTCCACAATTACTCATCCCGCTCTCAG TGTAAAAAGTGCAATGCTTTTCCTCCTG CACTTGGGACAAAGCGGTTAGCTTCAGAAGAGTTGGTTTATGATTGGGACAACAAGAGATTGAATATAGGAACT ACAAATGATCAGCATCAAATATATACAAGTTTAGAGCAAGTGGTAGGGACAGGTGCAGATCCAAAACCTGGACTCTTCCCCTCTTATCCCAGCATGAACTCAACTACAGCTCCAATTTTGCCATTGGCCACATGGCTTCCACCTCAAGCTTCTGCACCTGCCCTCCTTGGAAAAGG AGCAAGGCAATGGCGAAGTGGAGATTGGATGTGCTCAAATTGCAACAATCATAATTATGCTTCAAGACTACAGTGTAACAG GTGCAAAACTCAAAGAATGGCTCCCATGCAACCTGTTAATGTTGTGTAA